Proteins from a genomic interval of Lolium perenne isolate Kyuss_39 chromosome 1, Kyuss_2.0, whole genome shotgun sequence:
- the LOC127347343 gene encoding beta-glucosidase 32, producing the protein MLPLFFVLLLCLAASPRDAAALTREDYPKGFTFGAGTSAYQVEGAAAEDGRKPSIWDTFTHQGYANNNSTGDIAADQYHHYKDDVKLMQELSLDAYRFSIAWARLIPDGRGKINPKGLEYYNNLINELLLHGIEPHVTIYHLDLPQSLQDEYDGLLSPRFVDDFTAYADACFQSFGDRVKHWVTLNEPNMEPISSYSNGMMPPRRCSHPFCSSVNCTKGNSSTEPYIAAHHLLLAHASAVSLYRDKYNATQRGQVGITLMGIWYKPATSSSQDAAAARRMLEFHIGWFVHPLVYGDYPPVMRSRVGARLPDLTASQVRGSFDFIGITHYFATPVRDDEAALNLEQRDYYADAGVIAELKEVFSPRALGKLLDHLKLKYGNPTIMIHENGLAERPKITSEIVYDDDIRSEYLQDYMDQIYLSIGNGSDVQGYFVWSFLDMFELVSGYSSRYGLCGVDMNAEERTRYVRNSGHWYSGFLKGGELRPELPSGKAYRTA; encoded by the exons ATGCTGCCGCttttcttcgtcctcctcctgtgCCTCGCCGCCTCGCCGAGAGATGCCGCGGCGCTCACCCGTGAGGACTACC CTAAAGGGTTCACCTTCGGCGCAGGCACCTCGGCCTACCAG GTGGAAGGTGCCGCTGCGGAAGATGGAAGGAAGCCAAGCATCTGGGACACCTTCACTCATCAAG GTTATGCGAATAACAATTCTACCGGGGATATTGCAGCAGATCAGTATCATCATTACAAG GATGATGTAAAACTTATGCAAGAGCTGAGCCTAGACGCTTACAGATTCTCCATTGCATGGGCACGCCTTATTCCAG ACGGAAGAGGAAAGATCAACCCAAAGGGCCTGGAGTACTACAACAACTTGATAAATGAACTGCTACTGCATG GCATAGAACCTCATGTCACAATTTACCATCTGGATCTCCCTCAGTCCCTTCAGGATGAATACGACGGATTGCTGAGCCCTAGATTCGT AGATGATTTCACCGCGTACGCCGATGCCTGCTTCCAAAGCTTCGGTGACAGGGTGAAGCATTGGGTCACCCTCAACGAACCCAACATGGAGCCCATATCAAGCTACAGCAATGGCATGATGCCACCGAGGCGCTGCTCCCATCCCTTCTGCTCCTCAGTGAATTGCACCAAAGGGAACTCCAGCACCGAGCCGTACATAGCCGCTCACCACCTCCTGCTTGCACATGCCTCTGCTGTGTCCCTGTATAGAGACAAGTACAAT GCAACTCAAAGAGGACAGGTAGGAATAACTCTCATGGGCATCTGGTATAAGCCTGCTACCAGCTCCTCACAGGATGCAGCTGCTGCGAGGAGGATGCTCGAGTTCCACATTGGATG GTTTGTTCATCCTTTGGTATATGGGGACTACCCTCCTGTGATGAGGAGCAGAGTGGGCGCGCGGCTACCAGATTTGACGGCAAGCCAAGTGCGTGGATCATTCGACTTCATCGGCATCACTCACTACTTCGCTACTCCCGTGCGAGACGACGAGGCCGCCTTGAATCTAGAGCAAAGGGACTACTACGCTGACGCAGGTGTCATTGCAG AGCTCAAGGAAGTGTTTTCTCCTAGGGCTCTAGGGAAGCTTCTTGACCACCTGAAGCTCAAGTACGGGAATCCTACGATCATGATCCATGAAAACG GACTCGCTGAAAGGCCCAAAATCACGAGCGAGATCGTGTACGACGACGACATTAGATCAGAGTACCTGCAAGACTACATGGATCAGATCTACCTATCCATAGG GAACGGATCGGACGTGCAGGGATACTTTGTGTGGTCTTTCCTTGACATGTTTGAGTTGGTGTCCGGATACAGTTCCCGATATGGTCTCTGTGGCGTCGACATGAATGCAGAGGAGAGGACGAGGTATGTGAGGAACTCTGGGCACTGGTACTCTGGCTTCCTCAAAGGTGGTGAGCTGCGGCCGGAGTTACCATCAGGGAAAGCATACCGCACCGCCTGA